A region from the Cuculus canorus isolate bCucCan1 chromosome 14, bCucCan1.pri, whole genome shotgun sequence genome encodes:
- the LOC104054868 gene encoding protocadherin gamma-A5-like: MVDEKLAMSQKCTFTAQKGNYILVHQDKHGSSRRRRPFSSARALQLLRAAASVAVGLRRAERRAAPAGKNGERGCRGRTRSGGNEPSRADLEKRQLEERRQSGDSGAAAVGGEASGRRQLPDSAMAERGARWGRGERALLWCVLGAAWGAVWGQLRYSVPEEMPKGSFVGDVAKDLALQLPALREHDLSILDKGRTQYFALHGKTGRLVTAERIDREQVCESARQCVLRCEVIVEGEIKIYGIEVEITDTNDNAPTFREPETELRISEMTAPGSRLPLPEAHDPDLGRNSLQSYELSGDEHFSLSVQTGSGGAERPELVLAKALDREASPSHELVLRAMDGGEPSRTGTARLRVTVLDANDNAPVFSQAEYTVRVPEDVPVGSTLVTLTATDADEGTNGHVKYSLQKFTMKASQIFELDSETGAISLLRILDFEEGESYEMQVQARDGGGLSDIAKVSITVTDVNDNAPEISVRSALTEISEDAPPGTVVALLHVQDLDSGPNGEVRCSLDRSVPFRLQKSFEDFYSVVSAEELDREEVSEYNVTVRASDGGSPPQWSSAVLCLRVLDVNDNAPVFSEARYSARVRENNAAGALLLRVRARDADWGANARVRYRLCKGVVRGAALSSYVSVEAETGALYALRPFDYEEVREVGLWVRAEDGGSPSLSSNASVRLEIVDENDNAPQVLYPPSSGLGSSGSVVELASRSWEPGSLVAKVVAVDADAGQNAWLSYELWKATEPGLFRVGLHSGEVRTARSALARDASRHSVVVVVKDHGRPALSATATLTVVLAESVAELLWELGSAAAAVPGEASGGLTRWLVVAVAAVSCLFLAFLLLLLVLRLRRWRRSQLLPPPGSGALRAVPGSPFVGLDGVRAFLRSYSHEVSLTADSRKSQLRLSPDSACDTLPARPPAEASADLVPTGDLVAENDGQVSFQFYKRLEYKGEEKTFELGDINLRLKIAI, encoded by the exons atggtggatgaaaaactggCCATGAGCCAGAAATGCacattcacagcccagaaagggAACTATATCCTGGTGCATCAAGATAAGCATGGCAGCAG CCGGCGGCGGAGGCCGTTTTCCAGCGCCAGAGCGCTGCAGTTGCTGCGTGCGGCTGCGAGTGTCGCTGTTGGATTACGACGGGCCGAAAGGCGAGCTGCGCCCGCCGGAAAAAACGGCGAGCGGGGCTGCAGGGGCCGAACCCGAAGCGGCGGGAACGAGCCGAGCCGGGCTGATTtggagaagaggcagctggaggagcGCCGGCAGAGCGGGGACTCAGGGGCGGCTGCGGTGGGAGGAGAGGCGAGCGGGCGGCGGCAGCTGCCGGACTCTGCGATGGCGGAGCGAGGAGCGCGGTGGGGCCGGGGGGAGCGAGCGCTGCTGTGGTGCGTGCTGGGGGCGGCGTGGGGGGCTGTGTGGGGGCAGCTGCGCTACTCGGTGCCCGAGGAGATGCCCAAGGGCTCCTTCGTAGGCGACGTGGCCAAAgacctggctctgcagctgccgGCGCTCCGCGAACACGACCTCAGCATCTTGGACAAAGGTAGGACGCAGTATTTTGCCTTGCACGGGAAGACGGGACGTTTAGTGACGGCAGAGAGGATCGACAGGGAGCAAGTGTGCGAAAGTGCGCGGCAATGTGTGCTACGCTGTGAGGTGATAGTGGAGggagaaataaagatttatgGAATCGAAGTTGAAATCACGGACACGAACGACAATGCACCCACCTTCCGAGAGCCAGAAACGGAGCTAAGAATAAGCGAGATGACAGCCCCGGGATCGAGGCTTCCCCTGCCCGAGGCTCACGACCCAGACTTGGGTCGGAATTCGCTGCAGAGCTACGAGCTGAGCGGCGACGAGCACTTCTCGCTGTCGGTGCAGACGGGCTCCGGCGGGGCGGAGCGTCCCGAGCTGGTGCTGGCCAAGGCGCTGGACCGGGAGGCGTCGCCGTCGCACGAGCTGGTGCTGAGGGCGATGGACGGCGGCGAGCCATCCCGGACGGGCACGGCGCGGCTCCGCGTGACGGTGCTGGACGCCAACGACAATGCGCCCGTGTTCAGCCAGGCGGAGTACACAGTGCGTGTGCCGGAGGACGTGCCCGTGGGCTCTACCCTCGTCACCCTCACGGCCACCGACGCCGACGAGGGCACCAACGGGCATGTGAAGTATTCATTGCAAAAGTTTACCATGAAAGCCTCGCAGATTTTCGAGCTGGACTCTGAGACGGGAGCCATTTCATTGTTGCGGATTCTGGACTTCGAGGAAGGGGAATCCTATGAAATGCAGGTGCAGGCAAGAGACGGCGGAGGACTTTCAGACATAGCAAAAGTCTCGATCACTGTGACAGACGTCAACGACAACGCACCCGAGATTTCGGTGCGGTCAGCGCTTACTGAGATCTCCGAGGACGCGCCGCCGGGGACGGTGGTGGCTCTGCTGCACGTCCAGGACCTCGACTCGGGGCCCAACGGTGAGGTGCGCTGCTCGTTGGACAGGTCCGTCCCGTTCCGTCTACAGAAGTCGTTTGAGGACTTCTACAGCGTGGTTAGTGCCGAGGAGCTGGACCGGGAGGAGGTGTCGGAGTACAACGTGACGGTGCGGGCGTCGGACGGAGGGTCGCCGCCGCAGTGGAGCAGCGCGGTGTTGTGTCTGCGGGTGCTGGACGTGAACGACAACGCGCCGGTGTTCTCGGAGGCGCGGTACAGCGCCCGCGTGCGGGAGAACAACGCGGCGGGCGCGCTGCTGCTGCGGGTGCGGGCGCGGGACGCGGACTGGGGCGCGAACGCGCGCGTGCGGTACCGCCTGTGTAAGGGCGTCGTGCGGGGCGCGGCGCTGTCGTCGTACGTGTCGGTGGAGGCGGAGACGGGCGCGCTGTACGCGCTGCGGCCGTTCGACTACGAGGAGGTGCGCgaggtggggctgtgggtgcgGGCGGAGGATGGCGGATCGCCGTCGCTGAGCAGCAACGCGTCGGTGCGCCTGGAGATCGTGGACGAGAACGACAACGCGCCGCAGGTGCTGTACCCGCCGTCGTCGGGCTTGGGCTCGTCGGGGTCGGTCGTGGAGCTGGCGTCGCGGTCGTGGGAGCCCGGCTCGCTGGTGGCCAAGGTGGTGGCGGTGGACGCGGACGCGGGTCAGAACGCGTGGCTGTCGTACGAGCTGTGGAAGGCGACGGAGCCGGGGCTGTTCCGCGTGGGGCTGCACAGCGGCGAGGTGCGCACGGCGCGCTCGGCTCTGGCCCGCGACGCGTCGCGGCACagcgtggtggtggtggtgaaggacCACGGGCGGCCGGCGCTGTCGGCCACGGCCACGCTGACGGTGGTGCTGGCCGAGAGCGTGGCCgagctgctgtgggagctgggCAGCGCGGCGGCGGCCGTGCCGGGCGAGGCGTCCGGCGGGCTGACGCGGTGGCTGGTGGTGGCCGTGGCGGCCgtctcctgcctcttcctcgccttcctgctgctgctgctggtgctgcgCCTGCGCCGCTGGCGCCGCTCGcagctgctgccgccgccgggCAGCGGAGCCTTGCGCGCCGTCCCGGGCTCGCCCTTCGTGGGCCTCGACGGCGTGCGCGCCTTCCTGCGCTCCTACTCGCACGAGGTGTCCCTCACCGCCGACTCGCGCAAGAGCCAGCTCCGCTTGTCGCCCGACAGCGCCTGCGACACGCTGCCGGCCCGCCCGCCAGCTGAGGCTTCTGCTGATCTTGTCCCTACGGGAGATCTCGTTGCCGAAAATGATGGCCAAGTTTCATTTCAG TTTTACAAAAG